TAAAGGTTCCACCATCCAACTAAGCACATACACAAAATAACATGTAAATTAATCAAACAATATAGCccaagcaaacaaacaaatcaatatTTTAGAAAGTATTTCATACCCGGATCGTATGCGTCATCATTTTGCTTGCATCCCTCCTTGGCTACATTCCTTCCAAATAGACCCTCTTTCTTCAAATACTTATGCAACTCTATATTTATCACCaaattttgagtttggatGTCGGGAAATAATTTCTCAACACAAGTAAAAAATCCATCCATGACCACCTCATCATTTTCAAGGCTTGGATCGGCAAATGTGTAGTAAGGATTTAAGAGGTAGGCCGCTACATGCAATGGACTATCAAGTCGATCACGGGCTTTCGCATCAACAATGTCAAGAATTGGCCGATAATGAGCTTCTTGATCTTTGAATACCTTTTTAATCTCCTCGTTTAGCTCTAATTGCTCTCCATACACAAAGCCCATTGATGGCTTTCTATCCCCATCAACAATACGCAACACCTTGACTAAAGGAGCAAAAACTTTTAAAGAAAGATTTACCCCATTCCAAAAAGAAGCACTCAAAGCAATATTCATGGCCGCCTTCCCCTTTACACTCTTTGCATGCTTGGTTTCACTCCATTCACTACTAGTAATCATAGCTCTCaactcattcttcttctccatcaagcTTTGTAAAGTGAGGAAAGCGGTTGCAAATCTTGTAACTCCCGGCCTCACTATGTCTCTTTTCTTCGTATACTTTCTCATCAATGCCAAAGTCTTGTGATGTGCATAAATGTAGATGGTGAAGCTCTTTGCCTTCTCAATGACTCCTTTGAATCTAGGAAGGTTGCCAATTCCTTGAAGCATAAGATTCAATGTATGAGTTGCACATGAGGTCCAAAATATGCTTGGCCTCTTCACCTTCATCAACTCTCCCGCCGCCATATTATTTGAAGCATTGTCCGTCACCACTTGAACCACATTTTGTGGCCCAACTACTTCAATGCACTTGTCCACGTATTCAAAAATGTACGCCCCGGTGTGTGACTCATTTGATGCCTCCttagaagagagaaaagttgTGCCTTCCTTGCAATTGAcacacaaattcataatacttcttcttttccgGTCACTCCAAGCATCGGTCATAATAGAGCAACCATTTGAAGCCCACTCTTGTTCTTGGGTCTTCAACAAACTTTTAGTTCTATCTACCTCTTCCTTCAATAACGGCTCCCTTAATAAATATTGGCTTGGAGGTCGGTAACCCGGACCAAATTGACCAACCGCTTCTACAAACCTCTTGAAGCTATCATTATCAATAGCATGAAAAGGAATTCCAACTTCATACACCCATCTTGCCAAAAATTGATGCACACTATGTGTTCGTTCCTTGAAAAGTGTGTCATggatattttgttgtcttgtaTTCTTGCTTCCACTCAATGTAGCATCGGGATCAATTATGTTAGCAAACTTGTCCATAGGCCCAAGAGTATGTGGCTGTCTTCTTGTCCCTTGACTTGCTTCCTCATCTTCAGCCCCATCAAGAATAAGAACTTCTTGCCtcacttcttcttcatgtGCAGTCTTTTGAATCTTCTTAACTTTTGACTTCAGCAAGAGCATTCTTGCATTTGGTTTTAGCCTCTGCCGAAGCCTTGGGACATGGTGCCACTTGGCCCTTGATTCCAACAACATGCTGCTTCAACCGATGAATTCCACCAGACATCTCGTGCCCACATAGCTTACACTTTACTCTATCTAATCTCTTTGGATCAATCAACATCCCGTACTCCCACCCAACATCACTTGAATTGCGCTTCAATGACACCCGTCTATCCATCTCCGACGTTGCATTAGATGCAGAAGAAGACATTGTTCCGGCCATTTTCCTAAAGTGACAATGTGACATATCAAAAACAGAACAACACAACAAGAACACATATGCTGCTGTGACATACCAACACTGGCAACACAAATACACAATAACAGAACCGAACTCCTCTTATACAGTTATACAGAACAATATGCTCAACAGAACAATAGCAATATGCTGCTattgttgtgacttgtgacaCAGAACACAGAACAACTGAACAAGAACACAATGTGACATATCAAAATCCAATTCGGCAATTCCTATCTCAGACCAAGCAGCAACAAGCCAACAACTCAACAGATCAATAAAATCCATGACCCAAACCAGATGAATTCCAACTTTACCAGAAACAAAATCTTACCAGAAAGTCAGAAACAAAGAGGAGGGCGAGAGAAGAGGGCGGGGAGGGCGAGCCGGCGAGGTGAGGGAGAGCGACTGGGCGAGGGCCACTGAGAGGGAGTGAGAGCGACTGGAGAGCAAGGTTCGGGACTGAGCGTCTGGAGCGACCGAGCGAGAGACTAGAGACATTTCTTCttattagggtttcaaaacgacgtcgtttgcctctttttttttctttttttttcggcTGACCGAGTTGACCGAGTTGGACCCGAGTTGGACCCGAGTTGGACCGAGTTGACCGAGTTGGACCGAGTACTCGGCCGATTTTCTGCTGGCCGACTAGAGGCACTAAGTAGGCCAAAATCGCCACGGTGACTAGCCGAGTACCGAGTGCTCGCCGAGTACTCGGCCGAGTTGACCGAGTTTTAGAACCTTGATTGTGTGCTAGCTTGAGCACCCTTTCTCCTTCTAGAGATCTTGATTGGCTTGCTTGGGGCAAAACCAAGACCTGCTCTTGCTGAGTTTCCTTGCTCTCTCAGCTTCTTTTGAGACTCATTGAGCTCGTGTGCTTTCTTGCTAATAATTTGGTCATCTTCTTTGCTTGGTGAACCGAAGTCAAACCCGGCCTTTGCCAACAACTTGTAAGCATTGGGGTCGAACCCttcatttgttcttttttcggGCAAGGGCCCATGCTCGATTTTGCCTTGGTTTGGTTTGACAAACCCCTTCAACGGTTGCTTGGTAGGAGTTTGGCCGCTCAACTTCGTCAAAGGTAATGTCGATGTTTCCTTCAACAATTTTATGTCCTCTTCGCCTAAGCTTCGAGGACTTTCTTGCTGTTTTGCCCCCACAAATGGAGATTCTCCTTCCTTTCGCTTGGATTTTGGCACATAGCGAAGGATTGGGCCAGCTTGGTTGGATTTCTCTTTCGCATTTGACGTCGTAATTTCTGATGAAGATTTATGCGACTcttgatttgttttgctttcagtttcagcttctttcttctttaactCTGTGGCTTTTCCTGTGGAGGGGACTTCAACTGGAAGAACTTCTGATACCGATTCCTCATACGTATAGAACTTGGAATCTGCAAAGTAAGACTTGGCTTCAGTGAACGGCTTGGTATCCCCTACCACCGTTTTCACACCTCCGCGATAGAATTTGAAACATTGGTGCAAAGTTGAAGGCACGATGCCATTTTCATGAACCCATGGCCGCCCCAACAATAGATTGTATGACGTCTTTGCATCAATCACATGGAACAAGGTGTTTGACTTCA
This genomic interval from Fragaria vesca subsp. vesca unplaced genomic scaffold, FraVesHawaii_1.0 scf0511368, whole genome shotgun sequence contains the following:
- the LOC101303082 gene encoding uncharacterized protein LOC101303082 codes for the protein MDKFANIIDPDATLSGSKNTRQQNIHDTLFKERTHSVHQFLARWVYEVGIPFHAIDNDSFKRFVEAVGQFGPGYRPPSQYLLREPLLKEEVDRTKSLLKTQEQEWASNGCSIMTDAWSDRKRRSIMNLCVNCKEGTTFLSSKEASNESHTGAYIFEYVDKCIEVVGPQNVVQVVTDNASNNMAAGELMKVKRPSIFWTSCATHTLNLMLQGIGNLPRFKGVIEKAKSFTIYIYAHHKTLALMRKYTKKRDIVRPGVTRFATAFLTLQSLMEKKNELRAMITSSEWSETKHAKSVKGKAAMNIALSASFWNGVNLSLKVFAPLVKVLRIVDGDRKPSMGFVYGEQLELNEEIKKVFKDQEAHYRPILDIVDAKARDRLDSPLHVAAYLLNPYYTFADPSLENDEVVMDGFFTCVEKLFPDIQTQNLVINIELHKYLKKEGLFGRNVAKEGCKQNDDAYDP